One window of Anaerolineales bacterium genomic DNA carries:
- a CDS encoding Gfo/Idh/MocA family oxidoreductase produces MNNFAVIGVGGYIAPRHLKAIRDTGNRLVAAVDPKDSVGILDQYSYDVKFFTEIERFDRHLEKLRRGFEAERIHYVSICSPNYLHDAHCRLALRVGADVICEKPLVINPWNLDALEEIEAETKHRIFTILQLRVHPSLIKLRETLRSAKDIHDVELTYITSRGPWYQVSWKGDHDKSGGVATNIGIHFFDLLMWLFGSVNGIKVYHTDNERMSGFIELERARVRWFLSVDKNDLPEQANTNGKTTYRSITVDGKEIEFSEGFTDLHTKVYEETLAGRGFGIKEARPSVQLTHDIRQSPLSPIDTLAHPFLRK; encoded by the coding sequence ATAAATAATTTTGCCGTGATCGGCGTCGGCGGTTACATTGCGCCCCGTCACTTGAAAGCAATAAGAGATACGGGTAATCGGCTCGTTGCGGCCGTCGACCCGAAGGATTCGGTCGGCATCCTCGACCAGTATTCCTACGATGTGAAGTTCTTTACCGAGATCGAGCGCTTCGATCGCCATCTGGAAAAACTTCGCCGCGGATTCGAAGCCGAACGCATCCATTATGTTTCGATCTGTTCGCCGAACTATTTGCATGATGCACACTGCCGCCTTGCCCTGCGCGTGGGCGCGGATGTGATTTGCGAAAAGCCCTTGGTGATCAACCCCTGGAATTTGGATGCCCTTGAAGAAATCGAAGCAGAGACGAAACACCGCATCTTTACGATCCTGCAGTTGCGCGTCCATCCCAGCCTGATCAAACTCCGTGAGACTCTGCGATCCGCGAAGGATATCCACGATGTGGAACTTACCTATATCACCAGCCGCGGTCCGTGGTATCAAGTTTCCTGGAAGGGCGACCACGATAAATCCGGCGGCGTGGCGACGAATATTGGCATTCACTTCTTCGACCTGCTGATGTGGTTGTTTGGATCGGTGAACGGCATCAAGGTCTATCACACTGACAATGAGCGCATGTCCGGTTTCATCGAACTTGAGCGCGCCCGGGTGCGATGGTTCCTCTCGGTGGATAAGAACGATCTGCCCGAGCAGGCAAATACAAATGGCAAGACCACGTATCGCTCGATCACAGTGGACGGAAAAGAAATCGAATTTTCCGAAGGTTTTACCGACCTGCATACGAAAGTCTACGAGGAGACACTCGCCGGCCGCGGGTTTGGCATCAAGGAAGCCCGTCCCTCCGTGCAGTTGACGCATGATATCCGGCAATCCCCACTCTCTCCCATCGACACGCTGGCTCATCCTTTCTTGAGGAAATGA
- a CDS encoding winged helix-turn-helix transcriptional regulator produces MNTKIKPHEYALLDEIAQDNLVTQASLSKRLGIAVGSVNWYIKRLISRGWVKVSHLDRTRLQYDLTPEGMKVFTQRAMNYARDSLKVYGGLREKAKALALDLKQKGVKSVYLNGDDPMMDILRLTCIEAGLRISDLPEDFVLESDGHGYRIRSS; encoded by the coding sequence ATGAATACAAAGATCAAACCGCACGAATATGCCCTGCTGGACGAGATCGCACAGGATAACCTCGTCACGCAGGCGAGCCTTTCAAAACGCCTCGGCATTGCTGTTGGGAGCGTCAACTGGTACATCAAACGTCTCATCTCCCGCGGCTGGGTCAAGGTCTCGCACCTCGACCGCACCCGCCTGCAATACGATCTGACCCCCGAAGGCATGAAGGTTTTTACCCAACGCGCCATGAACTATGCGCGGGATTCACTCAAAGTCTACGGTGGGCTGCGCGAGAAAGCAAAAGCGCTTGCCCTAGACCTGAAACAAAAAGGTGTGAAAAGCGTGTACCTGAATGGCGATGATCCGATGATGGATATTTTGCGCCTGACGTGCATCGAAGCCGGGCTGAGAATCAGCGACCTACCCGAGGACTTCGTTCTAGAATCCGATGGGCACGGGTATCGAATCCGTTCGAGTTAA